The following are encoded in a window of Pelecanus crispus isolate bPelCri1 chromosome 6, bPelCri1.pri, whole genome shotgun sequence genomic DNA:
- the GPX2 gene encoding glutathione peroxidase 2 codes for MAVPIAKSFYDLSATSLQGEKVDFNIFRGRVVLIENVASLUGTTVRDYTQLNQLQARYPRRLVVLGFPCNQFGYQENGANEEILNILKHVRPGGGFEPNFTLFQKCQVNGQETHPVFAYLKAHLPAPADEAAHLMAEPRFFTWSPVRRSDISWNFEKFLVGPEGEPFRRYSPRTPTAQLEPDIQRLLKLAK; via the exons ATGGCCGTCCCCATCGCCAAGTCCTTCTACGACCTGAGTGCCACCTCCTTGCAGGGGGAGAAGGTGGACTTCAACATTTTCCGGGGCCGCGTGGTCCTCATCGAGAACGTGGCGTCCCTCTGAGGCACCACGGTGCGGGATTACACCCAGCTCAACCAGCTGCAAGCCCGTTATCCCCGGCGGCTGGTCGTGCTGGGCTTCCCCTGCAACCAATTTGGCTACCAG GAGAACGGCGCCAACGAGGAAATCCTCAACATCCTGAAGCACGTGCGGCCGGGGGGCGGCTTTGAGCCCAATTTCACCCTCTTCCAAAAGTGCCAGGTGAACGGGCAGGAAACCCACCCCGTCTTCGCCTACCTGAAGGCTCACCTGCCCGCGCCGGCCGACGAGGCGGCACACCTGATGGCTGAACCCCGCTTCTTCACCTGGAGCCCGGTGCGGCGCTCCGATATCTCCTGGAATTTTGAGAAGTTCCTGGTGGGTCCCGAGGGGGAACCTTTCCGGCGCTACAGTCCCCGCACGCCCACCGCCCAGCTGGAGCCCGACATCCAGCGCCTCCTCAAATTGGCCAAGTAG
- the CHURC1 gene encoding protein Churchill isoform X2, translating to MCGGCVGTEYPERGTTCLEGGSFLLNFVGCAQCGRRDFVLLGNRAAGLHGGEEIVTYDHLCKNCHHLIARHEYTFSVVDDYQEYTMLCLLCGRAEDSISILPDDPRQMTPLF from the exons atgTGCGGGGGCTGCGTGGGCACCGAGTACCCGGAGCGG GGTACCACCTGCCTGGAGGgcggctccttcctcctcaactTCGTGGGCTGCGCGCAGTGCGGCCGCCGGGACTTCGTGCTGCTCGGCAACCGCGCCGCCGGCCTGCACGGCGGGGAGGAGATCGTCACCTACGACC ACCTGTGCAAGAACTGCCACCACCTGATCGCGCGCCACGAGTACACCTTCAGCGTGGTGGACGACTACCAG GAGTACACcatgctgtgcctgctgtgcgGCCGGGCTGAGGACTCCATCAGCATCCTGCCCGACGATCCCCGGCAAATGACCCCGCTCTTCTGA
- the RAB15 gene encoding ras-related protein Rab-15: MAKQYDVLFRLLLLGDSGVGKTCLLCRFTDNQFHPAHISTIGVDFKMKTIEVDGIKVRIQIWDTAGQERYQTITKQYYRRAQGIFLVYDIGSERSYQHIVKWASDVDEYAPDGVQKILIGNKADEEHKRQVAKEQGLQLAREYGMDFYETSACSNLNIKESFTRLTELVLQAHRKELEGLRGPPRAPALAHLEEDEQQPLGSEDTPKTCWC; encoded by the exons atGGCCAAGCAGTACGACGTGCTCTtccggctgctgctgctgggggactCGGGCGTGGGCAAGACCTGCCTGCTCTGCCGCTTCACCGACAACCAGTTCCACCCCGCCCACATCTCCACCATCG gcGTCGACTTCAAGATGAAGACCATCGAAGTGGACGGCATTAAGGTGCGGATACAGATCTG GGACACGGCAGGGCAGGAGCGGTACCAGACCATCACCAAGCAGTACTACCGGCGGGCGCAG GGCATCTTCCTGGTGTACGACATCGGCAGCGAGCGCTCCTACCAGCACATCGTGAAGTGGGCCAGTGACGTGGACGag taCGCGCCCGACGGCGTCCAGAAAATCCTCATCGGGAACAAGGCGGACGAGGAGCACAAGAGGCAAGTGGCCAAAGAGCAAGGGCTGCAG CTGGCCAGGGAGTACGGGATGGATTTCTACGAGACCAGCGCCTGCAGCAACCTCAACATCAAGGAG tCCTTCACGCGGCTGacggagctggtgctgcaggcgCATCGCAAGGAGCTGGAGGGGTTGCGGGgtcccccccgcgcccccgccctGGCCCATCTGGAGGAGGACGAGCAGCAACCCCTGGGGAGCGAGGACACCCCCAAAACCTGCTGGTGCTGA
- the FNTB gene encoding protein farnesyltransferase subunit beta translates to MAGASPSPGGRRRLRDDGLRTATSAEQTKVEDIVQEVFDACKTNHHASQFVLQREKHFHYLKRGLRQLTEAYECLDASRPWLCYWILHSLELLDEPIPQSVASDVCQFLSRCQSPQGGFGGGPGQHPHLAPTYAAVNALCIIGTEEAFGVIDRKKLLEYLHSLKQRDGSFLMHVGGEVDVRSAYCAASVASLTNILTPALFAGTAEWIARCQNWEGGIGGVPGMEAHGGYTFCGMAALVILKKEHLLNLRSLLHWVTGRQMRFEGGFQGRCNKLVDGCYSFWQAGLLPLLHRALHARGDAALSMACWMFDQSALQEYILLCCQCPAGGLLDKPGKSRDFYHTCYCLSGLAIAQHFGSGELHHELVLGVPENRLQATHPVYNITPEKVVRAVMHFLQQPVPSLEPAAAAD, encoded by the exons ATGGCGGgagcctccccctccccgggcgggcggcggcggctgcgggacGACGGGCTGCGCACCGCCACCTCCGCCGAGCAG ACCAAGGTGGAAGACATCGTGCAAGAGGTCTTCGACGCCTGCAAGACGAACCATCACGCCTCACA ATTCGTCCTGCAGCGGGAGAAGCACTTCCATTACCTGAAGAGAGGCCTCCGGCAGCTGACCGAAGCCTACGAG TGTCTGGACGCCAGCCGCCCCTGGCTCTGCTACTGGATCCTGCACAGCTTGGAGCTGCTGGACGAGCCCATTCCCCAGTCGGTCGCCTCTGA CGTCTGCCAGTTCTTGAGCCGCTGCCAGAGCCCCCAGGGCggctttggggggggtcccggccagCACCCCCACCTCGCCCCTACCTACGCCGCCGTCAACGCGCTCTGCATCATCGGCACGGAGGAGGCGTTCGGCGTCATCGACAG GAAGAAGCTGCTGGAGTACCTGCACTCGCTGAAGCAGCGCGACGGCTCCTTCCTCATGCACGTCGGCGGCGAGGTGGACGTCAG GAGCGCCTACTGCGCCGCTTCCGTGGCCTCGCTGACCAACATCCTCACGCCCGCGCTCTTCGCCGGGACGGCCGAGTGGATAGCGAG GTGCCAGAATTGGGAAGGCGGCATCGGTGGGGTGCCGGGCATGGAGGCCCATGGTGGGTACACCTTCTGCGGCATGGCAGCCTTGGTCATCCTCAAGAAAGAACATTTGCTGAACCTCCGGAGCTTGCTG CACTGGGTGACTGGCCGGCAGATGCGCTTCGAGGGCGGCTTCCAGGGCCGCTGCAACAAGCTGGTGGATGGCTGCTACTCCTTTTGGCAAGCCggcctcctgcccctgctccaccGCGCTCTCCACGCCAGGG GCGACGCGGCACTCAGCATGGCATGCTGGATGTTTGACCAGTCGGCGCTGCAGGAATACATCCTCCTGTGCTGCCAGTGCCCGGCCGGGGGGCTGCTCGACAAGCCGGGCAA GTCCCGGGATTTCTACCACACCTGCTACTGCCTGAGCGGGCTGGCCATCGCCCAGCACTTCGGCAGCGGCGAGCTCCACCACGAGCTGGTCCTGGGTGTCCCCGAGAACCGGCTG CAGGCCACGCACCCCGTCTACAACATCACCCCGGAAAAGGTGGTGAGAGCGGTGATGCACTTCTTGCAGCAGCCTGTGCCCAGCCTGGAGCCGGCGGCCGCTGCCGACTAA
- the CHURC1 gene encoding protein Churchill isoform X3 gives MCGGCVGTEYPERGTTCLEGGSFLLNFVGCAQCGRRDFVLLGNRAAGLHGGEEIVTYDPDLCKNCHHLIARHEYTFSVVDDYQEYTMLCLLCGRAEDSISILPDDPRQMTPLF, from the exons atgTGCGGGGGCTGCGTGGGCACCGAGTACCCGGAGCGG GGTACCACCTGCCTGGAGGgcggctccttcctcctcaactTCGTGGGCTGCGCGCAGTGCGGCCGCCGGGACTTCGTGCTGCTCGGCAACCGCGCCGCCGGCCTGCACGGCGGGGAGGAGATCGTCACCTACGACC ctg ACCTGTGCAAGAACTGCCACCACCTGATCGCGCGCCACGAGTACACCTTCAGCGTGGTGGACGACTACCAG GAGTACACcatgctgtgcctgctgtgcgGCCGGGCTGAGGACTCCATCAGCATCCTGCCCGACGATCCCCGGCAAATGACCCCGCTCTTCTGA
- the MAX gene encoding protein max isoform X2, which yields MSDNDDIEVESDADKRAHHNALERKRRDHIKDSFHSLRDSVPSLQGEKASRAQILDKATEYIQYMRRKNHTHQQDIDDLKRQNALLEQQVRALEKARSSAQLQANYPSTDNSLYTNPKGSTISAFDGGSDSSSDSEPDEPQSRKKLRMEAS from the exons GCTGACAAACGGGCTCATCACAACGCGCTGGAGCGCAAGCGCAGGGACCACATCAAGGACAGCTTCCACAGCCTGCGGGACTCCGTCCCCTCCCTCCAAGGAGAGAAG GCATCCCGGGCCCAAATCCTGGACAAAGCCACAGAGTACATCCAGTACATGCGCCGGAAAAACCACACGCACCAGCAGGACATCGACGACCTCAAACGGCAGAACGCTCTCCTGGAGCAGCAAG TGCGCGCGCTGGAGAAGGCCCGGTCGAGCGCCCAGCTGCAGGCCAACTACCCCTCGACGGACAACAGCCTCTACACCAACCCCAAGGGCAGCACCATCTCCGCCTTCGACGGCGGCTCCGACTCCAGCTCCGATTCGGAGCCCGACGAGCCGCAGAGCAGGAAGAAGCTGCGCATGGAGGCCAGTTAG
- the CHURC1 gene encoding protein Churchill isoform X1 — MCGGCVGTEYPERGTTCLEGGSFLLNFVGCAQCGRRDFVLLGNRAAGLHGGEEIVTYDHLCKNCHHLIARHEYTFSVVDDYQVRPGERLVPPQPLSASRDVLSRAPGCSSASGLPAPPCPAQPC, encoded by the exons atgTGCGGGGGCTGCGTGGGCACCGAGTACCCGGAGCGG GGTACCACCTGCCTGGAGGgcggctccttcctcctcaactTCGTGGGCTGCGCGCAGTGCGGCCGCCGGGACTTCGTGCTGCTCGGCAACCGCGCCGCCGGCCTGCACGGCGGGGAGGAGATCGTCACCTACGACC ACCTGTGCAAGAACTGCCACCACCTGATCGCGCGCCACGAGTACACCTTCAGCGTGGTGGACGACTACCAGGTACGCCCGGGGGAGCGCCTTgttcccccgcagcccctctccGCCTCCAGAGACGTCCTAAGCCGAGCCCCGGGCTGTTCCTCTGCCTCCGGACTTCCAGCCCCACCAtgccctgcacagccctgctga